From one Rosa rugosa chromosome 4, drRosRugo1.1, whole genome shotgun sequence genomic stretch:
- the LOC133746066 gene encoding uncharacterized protein LOC133746066 isoform X1: MDRYQRVEKPRAETPIDENEIRITSQGRMRNYITYAMTLLQDKGSDEIVFKAMGRAINKTVTIVELIKRRIVGLHQYTTIGSTDITDTWEPLEEGLLPYKDASKTSFKSSTRLVYDARLPKNLGRSEMLKLQSNFVQVLSLFVRLVCST, encoded by the exons ATGGATCGGTACCAGAGAGTGGAGAAGCCAAGAGCAGAGACGCCAATTGATGAGAATGAGATTAGGATTACGAGCCAAGGGAGGATGCGAAACTACATCACTTACGCCATGACTCTGCTTCAG GACAAGGGTTCGGACGAAATTGTTTTCAAGGCTATGGGAAGAGCTATCAACAAGACTGTGACGATTGTGGAGCTAATTAAG AGAAGAATTGTCGGTCTTCACCAGTATACTACAATTGGATCCACCGACATAACTGATACTTGGGAACCCCTTGAGGAAGGCCTTCTACC ATACAAGGATGCTAGTAAGACTTCATTCAAGTCCTCAACTCGGTTAGTATATGATGCAAGACTACCCAAAAACTTGGGAAGATCAGAGATGCTCAAGCTTCAAtcaaattttgtacaagtactTTCACTTTTTGTTAGACTAGTCTGTAGCACTTAA
- the LOC133746066 gene encoding uncharacterized protein LOC133746066 isoform X2: MDRYQRVEKPRAETPIDENEIRITSQGRMRNYITYAMTLLQDKGSDEIVFKAMGRAINKTVTIVELIKRRIVGLHQYTTIGSTDITDTWEPLEEGLLPWCVL, translated from the exons ATGGATCGGTACCAGAGAGTGGAGAAGCCAAGAGCAGAGACGCCAATTGATGAGAATGAGATTAGGATTACGAGCCAAGGGAGGATGCGAAACTACATCACTTACGCCATGACTCTGCTTCAG GACAAGGGTTCGGACGAAATTGTTTTCAAGGCTATGGGAAGAGCTATCAACAAGACTGTGACGATTGTGGAGCTAATTAAG AGAAGAATTGTCGGTCTTCACCAGTATACTACAATTGGATCCACCGACATAACTGATACTTGGGAACCCCTTGAGGAAGGCCTTCTACC CTGGTGCGTGCTTTAG